DNA from Rubripirellula lacrimiformis:
CTGGTCCAAGGCGTGGCTGGCAATAAGTTTTCGATCGGTTTCTTCGGCGTCGCTTACTATGCTCAGAATTCCGAGATCCTAAGGGCTGTTCCTGTCATCAACCCAGAGATCGACGAACCCGTGCTGCCGACCAGCGATAACATCGCATCGGGAAAGTACGCTCCGTTTAGTCGTCCGCTGTTCATCTATGTCAGTGCCGAATCGCTGAACCGCGCCGAAGTACAAACCTTTGTCGAGTTTTATCTAGAGAACGTTTCGACTCTATGTGCCGAGGGCAAGGTCGACTACGTTCAACTGCCCGAGTCCATCTTCGAACGAACGCTACAGAACTTCGACGCAGTGGCCACAGGAACTCACTTTGTCGATGCCCAAGGGCAAAGCCGAAAGGGTTCGTTCGCCGAGTTGTTCACCGACAAAAACTTGAACTCAAAGTAAGTCCATGTCATCGCGCTTGGCATCGTCGCTTCCGGCAGCCCTGCAAAAACGCAATTTCCGATCGACCGCCGCTAGCGAATTTCGCGAGCGGTGTGTTGTCGTGCTGTTAGCCGCGTGTGGATTGACGACGGTGCTGATCACCGTTTGCATCGTCGGGATGCTGATCAGCCAGAGCTGGAACTTTTTCCAAAGCGAACATGTTTCGATTGGCGAATTTTTCACCGGCACACAGTGGACGGCGCTGCAGAGCCGGGATTTAGCGGACGCCAAGTTCGGCATTTGGCCGCTGCTAAGCGGGACGCTGCGTGTCACGATGATCGCCATGCTGATCGCGTTGCCGTTGGGATTGATCACCGCGATTTTCCTATCGGAATTCGCCAGTCACCGAGTCCGCAGCTTCCTGAAACCAACATTGGAAATCATTGCCGGGATCCCGACGGTGGTGTTGGGCTACTTTGCAATCCTGGTGATCAGCCCATCGCTGCAATGGGTCACCGGCGGTGCGTTCGACACCTTCAACGCGACCAGTGCCGGAATTGCTGTCGGAATTCTATGTCTGCCGATGGTCTGCAGTTTGTCCGAAGACGCGATGCGTGCGGTGCCGATGGCGCTTCGCGATGGCGCCTACGGACTGGGTTGCACGCCATTTGAAACCGCAGTCAAAGTCGTCGTACCGTCGGCGCTGTCGGGGATCATCTCTGCGTTCTTGTTAGCGTTCAGCCGGGCCATCGGCGAAACCATGGTCGTCGCGTTGGCGGCCGGTACACGCGCGACCGCCACCTTGGACCCACGCGAACAGTCACAAACGATGACTGGATTTATCGTCGAAATGATCAAGAGCGAAAACGAATACGGCACGGTCCAGTACTACAGCCTGTACGCGGTCGCGATCACCTTGTTTGCGATCACGTTTGGCATGACGGTGTTGGGACAGATCATTCGACGACGTTTCCAGGAAAACTACTCGTGAACCAGCCATCGAATCCTGAAATCCCGCCGGCCACTGCATTCCATCCCAACGGTCCCAAGCCTGCGACAATCCCGGCTGCGCTGGCGTCCGACGACGAAGTCCAAACAGCGTCCAACACGCGAAAACGCAAACGACTTAGCCGTTGGTTCTATGTTCTATGCGTCGCGATCGCGTCGATCAGCGTCGTCGTCTTGGTGGTGCTGTTGGTATCGATCGGGATCCAGGGTCACAGCAAAATTTCGCCGGACCTGGTCAACAACGCTCACAGCGAACTGGAACCCGAACAATCCGGGATGCGACCGGCGGTCATCGGTTCGCTGCTGGTGTGCGGGATCTGCGC
Protein-coding regions in this window:
- the pstC gene encoding phosphate ABC transporter permease subunit PstC, with the translated sequence MSSRLASSLPAALQKRNFRSTAASEFRERCVVVLLAACGLTTVLITVCIVGMLISQSWNFFQSEHVSIGEFFTGTQWTALQSRDLADAKFGIWPLLSGTLRVTMIAMLIALPLGLITAIFLSEFASHRVRSFLKPTLEIIAGIPTVVLGYFAILVISPSLQWVTGGAFDTFNATSAGIAVGILCLPMVCSLSEDAMRAVPMALRDGAYGLGCTPFETAVKVVVPSALSGIISAFLLAFSRAIGETMVVALAAGTRATATLDPREQSQTMTGFIVEMIKSENEYGTVQYYSLYAVAITLFAITFGMTVLGQIIRRRFQENYS